CAACTGTGACTCCAGAAGACGCATACGGCGAACACAACGACGCACTTGTTCAACGTGTCCCTGCTGACGTATTCCAAGGTGTGGATGAAATTGAAGTAGGCATGCGCTTCCTAGCGGATACTGACCAAGGTCCAATTCCTGTTGAAGTAACAGAAGTTGATGGTGATGAAGTTGTGGTTGATGGCAACCATATGCTTGCAGGTCAAACTTTGACGTTTGACGTTGAAGTGGTTGCAATTCGTGAAGCGACAGCGGAAGAAATCGAACACGGTCACATCCACCAAGGCGGTGGTTGCTGTGGCGGTGACGGTGAAGAAGGCTGTTGTAGCAGCGACGAAGGTGAAGAGAAAGAAGGCTGCTGCGGTGGCGGTGGTGACTGCAAGTCTCACTAATCTTATCTTTTTAATAAGGCCTCCATTTTGGAGGTCTTATTTTATGTCAGCATTTCATTTTTTATAGAGTTCGACTATTCGAGCGATTCCAACATTTATCTCGCCGCATTGCCAATGTTCTCGTGTGAATCTAGGTTTTTGAATCTTTTAGAATTTAAGTTTTTCACAGCTTTCACCTTTCGGCTTCTATCTCTTTGAGCCACTGTGTTTTCCCACTGTTTACGTCCTTCCTGTTTATTTACGTCCTTCCTGTTTATTTACGTCTTTCCCGCGAAGGCAGGAATCTAGCTGAGTGGGGCGCTTGTGGTGAGTAGGTCCCTGCCTTCACAGGGATGACGTTATATAGTGCAGGGGTGACGTTATATAATGCAGGGATGACGATAGATATTAAAGTAAAGAGGGGGGGAATGCAGAAAGACTCAGATACTTCCTCCTTCATATTCCGACAACCTCAGCACTACCAATAAAGTTTGGCTTTTGCTATTAATACCTCACAATCCAAAACTCAATCACAAGGAAGTCGGTATGTCCCAACCCTTTGCTATTGCCGTTCATGGCGGTGCTGGCACGATTTTACGCGAGCAGATGACACCAGAGTTGCATCAAGAAATCACAGAAACCCTAGCTCGAGCTGTACAGGCGGGCGAGACATTGTTGCGAACGGGTGCCGATGCTTTAGACGCGGCTGTGGTTGCGGTGAAGGTATTAGAAGACTCGCCATTGTTTAATGCCGGAAAAGGTTCGGTATTAACCCATACTGAAATGGTCGAAATGGATGCGTCGGTGATGCATGGCAAGCAAATGGACGCCGGTGCGGTAGCGGGCATTAAGCATATTAAAAACCCGATTGAACTGGCTAAAGATGTGATGTTGGATAGCGAGCATGTGATGCTGATTGGTGAGGGCGCTGAAAAGTTTGCCTTTGAAAATGGTCATGACTACACCGAGCAAGACTATTTCTACACAGAACGACGCTATGAGCAGTTGATGTCGATGAAACAGAAAGGGCAGTTTGCGCTCTCTGAGTCTAAATATCCGGATGATAAAAAGTATGGCACTGTTGGAGCCGTCGCTTTAGATAAGCAAGGGAACCTTGCTGCGGCGACCAGTACCGGAGGCATCACCAACAAGCAGTATGGGCGTGTTGGTGACACGGCGATTATTGGCGCAGGTACCTTTGCGGAAAATGGCAACGTGGCGGTGTCTACGACGGGGATGGGTGAGTATTTTATTCGTAAAACGGTCGCGAGCGATGTGGCGGCGCGTATGCGTTATCTTAAAGAGGATATTCACCAAGCTTGTGAAAGTGTTATTCAAGGTGAGCTAAAAACCATGGGTGGAGAGGGTGGTTTGATCGCGGTGGATGCGCAGGGGAATATCCATTTTGCAATGAACAGTTCTGGCATGTATCGCGCCTCATTAAATAGTGATAATGAATTGCTGGTGAAGATCTATGCCGATGAATAATTCGCACGGGTGTGCGGAATACAGTGCCAGCTGATGTTGATTGAAAAATTGCACATAAAATCGCTTGCTTATTTCTCACTCATTCAGTAACATCTGCCGTCCTTATTTCTCGGTCAATTTTATTCGTTCCTTGCTTCCTCTGGACGACCGGGCCACTCGTGGAAGCTAATAATCCGTAAGGAGCAACCTATGCGTCATTACGAAATCGTATTCATGGTGCACCCTGATCAAAGCGAGCAAGTTGCTGGCATGATCGAGCGTTACACTGGTTCTATCACTGAAGTTGGCGGTACTATCCACCGTCTAGAAGATTGGGGTCGTCGTCAACTGGCTTACCCAATCAACAAGCTTCACAAAGCTCACTACGTTCTTATGAACGTTGAAGCGCCACAAGAAGCTATTGATGAGCTAGAAACTGCTTTCCGTTTTAACGATGCAGTTCTACGTAACATGATTATGCGTACTAAAGCAGCTATCACTGAGCCTTCTATCATGCTTAAGCAGAAAGAAGAGCGTGCTCCTCGTCGTGAAGAGCGCAGCGAAGCTAGCCAAGAAGCAGCAGCTGAGTAATTTATTACTCTAGTTAGTTCGAGGTAATAACTCTGACTGTTTACAGGCAGGTTATTGCTGCAACAAGACTCAAATTTAAGATCAGGAGATAGCCCATGGCTCGTTTCTTCCGTCGTCGTAAATTCTGCCGTTTCACTGCAGAAGGCGTACAAGAGATTGATTACAAAGACGTAGCAACTCTTAAAAACTACATCACTGAAGCTGGTAAAATCGTACCTAGCCGTATCACTGGTACTAGCGCTAAGTATCAACGTCAGCTAGCTCGTGCAATCAAGCGTTCACGCTACCTAGCTCTACTGCCTTACACTGACAAGCATCAGTAATCGGCACCGTTTATTTAGAAAGAGGATTAAGCAATGCAAGTTATTCTACTTGATAAAATCGGTAACCTAGGTGGTCTTGGCGATACAGTTAACGTTAAATCTGGTTACGCTCGTAACTTCCTTATCCCACAAGGTAAGGCTGTAATGGCAACTAAATCTAACGTTGAAATGTTCGAAGCTCGTCGTGCTGAACTAGAAGCTAAAGTTGCTGAGCAACTAACTGCTTCTGAAGCGCGCGCTGAGAAAGTTAACGCTCTAGAAGCTGTTGTTATCGCTTCTAAAGCTGGTGACGAAGGCAAACTATTCGGTTCTATCGGTACTCGTGACATCGCTGACGCAATCACTGCGGCTGGCGTTGAAGTTGCTAAGAGCGAAGTTCGCCTACCTGAAGGTGCTCTACGTACAACTGGTGAGTTTGAAATCAGCATCCAACTTCATTCTGAAGTATTTGCTACTATCAACCTACAAGTTGTTGCTGCTGAGTAATTTTCAGTTACAAGAACACCAAAACACCCGCTTCGGCGGGTGTTTTTTTATGTCTGAAAAATAGAATTAGAATTTGAATAGTAGATTAACAGTGAAAATGCTGTCATTTTTACTCAGATCACCGGGCACTTTATCGTGATACTGACTGCTGTAGACAATCTTCAGTGCAATGGTTTCGGTAATGGCATTGGTCGCATTGAGCTCGGTGTCATAACGAGAGTTACTATCACCCATTGTCACGGTCAACTTACTGCCGAATGAGAGCGTGGCGAGAGGATTCCACACTAAGTTGAGGTTTGCTCTTACGATGGCTTCTTTCACCGTATTGGGAAAGATAATGTCATCATCATCAATTTCATCCAAATTAGGCTCTTGATAGCGATAACCCGGACCGGCTTCGAATTCCAATAGCAATTGCTCAGTATTACTCAACTGATAACCAAAACCGATAGACAGCGTATGGTCTTCATAATAGGAGTTATATAACGAACTCACGCCGTTATAGTTACCATACAAATAGCTACGGGGCCCCAGCTTATAGTCGCTTTGTGCCAAGTAGTTGTGTTGGTTTTTGTCCTCTTCCCCATCTTTGTAAAGCTGATAGTATTTCCATTCACCACTGGTACGGTGGCGTCCTTCTATGTATTCCGCCGCGATGCGCGCATTCAGGGATTGCGAGTCTGTGTTACCTGAGTGAGATTGATAACCAAACTCTATCTCTGAGTGTAATGGCTTTGGCGGTGGGGAAGTTTCGTCACTGTCACCATCACTATCAGTGGCAGAAACAGTGGCAGAAACAGTGGCAGTGGAAGAAAACTCTTCAGCAAATATCGCAGGCGCAGTCACTAAGCACAGACTAAGCAGTAACTTTTTTGGCACTAGAACCTCGCGATTAAAAGATGGGGTACGGATTATATTTATCGAATATTCGCCGATCGTCAGCAATAGGTCAAATTTTACTGTCAAATAGTGTCTATACCCAAGTTACCTCAAGGACCTAGTTGAACCTCGTATCTTGAGGTGACTTGGGTATAAAGTCAGTGAGTTTCTTTGCTTTAGGTAACGCCTAATTTAAGTATAATGGTCGGCTGTAGTTTGTAGTGGGATTAGTCGGATAGGGTCATGGCGGAAAACCGAAATCAAAAAGTCAAAGATGCTCAAGTGGATGCGATCAAAGTACCTCCACATTCGCTTGAAGCAGAGCAGTCTGTGCTTGGTGGTCTTTTATTAGATAATGCTCGCTGGGACACAGTCGCGGAAAAGGTTGTCGCTTCTGATTTTTACAGTCGCCCACATCGCCTTATTTTTGAAGGTATTAAGGCGTTGCTGGAAGATAGTCATCCTCTTGACTTGATCACCCTATCTGAATACCTAGAGCAGCGCGAACAGCTTGAAGATGTTGGGGGCTTTGCTTATCTAACGGATCTGGCTAAAAACACCCCGAGTGCCGCCAACATTAACGCTTATGCTGGTATCGTTGCGGAACGTGCCTTAGTGAGAAGCCTCATTGGTGTCGCCAATGAGATTGCTGACTCAGGCTATGATCCTCAAGGTCGAGACTCGGACGAACTGCTTAACCTTGCCGAGAGCAAAGTATTTGCTATCGCAGAGGGACGCACCAGTGAGAATGAGGGACCACAGAACGTGGACTCTATTCTTGAAAAGACCCTTGAGCGCATCGAAATCCTCTATAAAACCCCGCAAGATGGCGTCACCGGTGTTAACACGGGCTTTAATGATCTCAACAAGAAAACCGCCGGTCTGCAAGGTTCTGACTTGGTTATTGTTGCGGCAAGACCGTCGATGGGTAAAACCACCTTTGCCATGAACCTGTGCGAAAATGCCGCAATGGCGCAAGAGAAACCGGTGCTAATTTTCTCGCTAGAGATGCCAGCGGATCAGTTGATGATGCGTATGCTGGCATCGCTTTCACGCGTTGACCAAACTAAGATCCGTACAGGTCAACTTGATGACGAAGATTGGGCGAAGATCTCGACTACCATGGGCTTGTTGATGGAAAAGAAAAACATGTTCATCGACGACAGTTCAGGTCTGACTCCAACGGAACTGAGAAGCCGTGCACGACGTATCGCACGTGAACATGGTGGTTTAAGCCTTATCATGGTCGACTACTTGCAGTTAATGCGCGTTCCGTCATTGTCCGATAACCGTACCTTGGAAATCGCTGAGATCTCACGCTCACTCAAAGCCTTGGCCAAAGAACTTAATGTGCCTGTGGTGGCGCTTTCCCAGCTTAACCGTTCCTTGGAGCAACGAGCCGATAAGCGTCCAGTAAACTCGGATTTGCGTGAATCAGGCTCGATCGAGCAGGATGCGGACTTAATCATGTTTATCTATCGTGATGAGGTTTATCATCCGGACAGCACTCTAAAAGGGATTGCAGAAATCATCATAGGTAAGCAACGTAACGGTCCTATCGGCTCGGTACGTTTAACATTCCAAGGTCAATACTCGCGCTTTGACAATTACGCAGGTCCTGCGTTTGACGAAGAGTAGGGCAGCGTATGAGTTATATGAAAGCGGCCACCGCACATATTAATTTATCTGCGTTGTCTCATAACTTGCAGCGCATCAAACAAGAAGCGCCGAACAGCAAAGTCATGGCGGTGGTAAAAGCCAATGGTTATGGTCATGGTCTGAATACGATCGCTAAACATGCCACTCAGGCGGATGGTTTTGGCGTCGCTCGCATTGAGGAAGCTCTGCAACTGCGTATGACAGGGATTGTGAAGTCAATTTTGCTACTGGAAGGCTTCTATTCTGCTAACGATTTGCCTATCTTGGTGACCAACAATATCCAAACAGTGATTCATTGTGTTGAGCAGCTTGAAGCGCTTGAACAGGCTGAACTTGATGTCCCCGTTGTTGTCTGGTTAAAGATTGACAGCGGTATGCACCGCCTTGGCAT
This genomic interval from Vibrio hippocampi contains the following:
- the slyD gene encoding peptidylprolyl isomerase, which encodes MKITQNSVVSLAYQVKTEDGVVVDQSTVDAPLDYLHGHNNLIVGLEKELEGKEAGEKFSATVTPEDAYGEHNDALVQRVPADVFQGVDEIEVGMRFLADTDQGPIPVEVTEVDGDEVVVDGNHMLAGQTLTFDVEVVAIREATAEEIEHGHIHQGGGCCGGDGEEGCCSSDEGEEKEGCCGGGGDCKSH
- a CDS encoding isoaspartyl peptidase/L-asparaginase family protein → MSQPFAIAVHGGAGTILREQMTPELHQEITETLARAVQAGETLLRTGADALDAAVVAVKVLEDSPLFNAGKGSVLTHTEMVEMDASVMHGKQMDAGAVAGIKHIKNPIELAKDVMLDSEHVMLIGEGAEKFAFENGHDYTEQDYFYTERRYEQLMSMKQKGQFALSESKYPDDKKYGTVGAVALDKQGNLAAATSTGGITNKQYGRVGDTAIIGAGTFAENGNVAVSTTGMGEYFIRKTVASDVAARMRYLKEDIHQACESVIQGELKTMGGEGGLIAVDAQGNIHFAMNSSGMYRASLNSDNELLVKIYADE
- the rpsF gene encoding 30S ribosomal protein S6, producing MRHYEIVFMVHPDQSEQVAGMIERYTGSITEVGGTIHRLEDWGRRQLAYPINKLHKAHYVLMNVEAPQEAIDELETAFRFNDAVLRNMIMRTKAAITEPSIMLKQKEERAPRREERSEASQEAAAE
- the rpsR gene encoding 30S ribosomal protein S18 encodes the protein MARFFRRRKFCRFTAEGVQEIDYKDVATLKNYITEAGKIVPSRITGTSAKYQRQLARAIKRSRYLALLPYTDKHQ
- the rplI gene encoding 50S ribosomal protein L9, producing MQVILLDKIGNLGGLGDTVNVKSGYARNFLIPQGKAVMATKSNVEMFEARRAELEAKVAEQLTASEARAEKVNALEAVVIASKAGDEGKLFGSIGTRDIADAITAAGVEVAKSEVRLPEGALRTTGEFEISIQLHSEVFATINLQVVAAE
- a CDS encoding DUF481 domain-containing protein; translation: MFAEEFSSTATVSATVSATDSDGDSDETSPPPKPLHSEIEFGYQSHSGNTDSQSLNARIAAEYIEGRHRTSGEWKYYQLYKDGEEDKNQHNYLAQSDYKLGPRSYLYGNYNGVSSLYNSYYEDHTLSIGFGYQLSNTEQLLLEFEAGPGYRYQEPNLDEIDDDDIIFPNTVKEAIVRANLNLVWNPLATLSFGSKLTVTMGDSNSRYDTELNATNAITETIALKIVYSSQYHDKVPGDLSKNDSIFTVNLLFKF
- a CDS encoding replicative DNA helicase translates to MAENRNQKVKDAQVDAIKVPPHSLEAEQSVLGGLLLDNARWDTVAEKVVASDFYSRPHRLIFEGIKALLEDSHPLDLITLSEYLEQREQLEDVGGFAYLTDLAKNTPSAANINAYAGIVAERALVRSLIGVANEIADSGYDPQGRDSDELLNLAESKVFAIAEGRTSENEGPQNVDSILEKTLERIEILYKTPQDGVTGVNTGFNDLNKKTAGLQGSDLVIVAARPSMGKTTFAMNLCENAAMAQEKPVLIFSLEMPADQLMMRMLASLSRVDQTKIRTGQLDDEDWAKISTTMGLLMEKKNMFIDDSSGLTPTELRSRARRIAREHGGLSLIMVDYLQLMRVPSLSDNRTLEIAEISRSLKALAKELNVPVVALSQLNRSLEQRADKRPVNSDLRESGSIEQDADLIMFIYRDEVYHPDSTLKGIAEIIIGKQRNGPIGSVRLTFQGQYSRFDNYAGPAFDEE